AGGAGCATCGCGGCGAGCGCCGAGAGGAAGAAGCTGCTGTCGTCGAGGGTCGGGTTGAACCAGAAGCGCTGACGGACGTCGAGGGGCCCCGCCTTGGCGAGCTGCGCGTCGGGACGCGGTCGGCGCGCCGCGCCGCCCGGGTCGTGGGCGGCGGCGATCTCGGCAAAAACGCCGCCGATGCGCGCCGCGGTGAGCGGATCGGCCCCGTCGAGCAACACCTGGACCGTCGGTTGGCCGCGCTCGGCGGCGCGCGCGAAGTCGCGGTCGATCACCAGGAACGCGACGGCGCTCCCCTCGTGGAGGCGGGCCACGCCGTCGTCGTAGCTCGTCACCGGGGCGGCGGGCAGGACGTACCCGCTCGCCTCGATCTCCTGCACGAGGCGCCGCGAGGCCGTCGTGGCGCTGCGGTCGAGCACGATCCAGGGCACGTTGCGGGGCGTGAACGAGACGGCGATGCCGAGAATCACGAGGAAGCTGATCGGCTGCACGATCATGGTCGCGAGGAGCGGCCGATCGTGGCGGATCACCATCGCCTCCTTGTAAGCGACCGCGAGCAGGTTGGACCAGACGCGCCTCATGCGCGCGCTCCGACCGCGCGAAACGCGACGGCGATGAGAACCGCCCCGAAGACGCCCACGAGCAGGAGCTCGCTCGCGAGCTCGACCGGTCCCGCCGCCCGCAGGTAGATGGCGCGCGCGATGCGGATGTAGTGCGTGGCCGGGATCACCTCCGAGAGCCACTGGAAGCCGATGGGCATGTTGCGGATCGGGAAGACGAAGCCGCCGAGGAAGATGAGCGGGATGCTGAAGAGCACGGTCTTCTGCACGGCCTCGGCTGGGGTGCCCGACGTCGCCGACAGGATGACGCCCGTCGAGAGCGACACGAGCATGTACCCGGCGGTCGCGAGCACGAAGAACACGGGACTACCGGCGGGCCACACCCCGAGCACGAGTCCGGCGGTCACGACCATCAGCACGACATCGGCGGCGAAGACGGCCCCGAGCGGCAGGATCTTGCCGAGCACGATCTCGGAGGCGCTCGCCGGCGTCACCTGCAGCTGTTCGAAGGTGCCGCCGACCCGCTCGTTCACGACCGACACGGCGGTGATGAGCGTCGTGAGGAACGTCAGCACGAATCCATAGGTGCCCGCCACCATGAAGGGCGTGCCGTCGAGGGTCGGGTTGAACAGCGCGCGGGTGACGACGCGCACGCCCGGGCTCCGCTCGCCCGCGCCCGCGGTCCCGGCGGGTGGCGGCCCACGGCGCTCGCGCAGGGCGACGCCGGTGGCGTTGGCGATGCCGCGGAAGAACGCCTCGGCGTTGCCGGCCACGACAGTCTCCCCGCCGTCGTACAGCACGTGCAGCGACGGCGCTTCGGCGTCCGGGCGCGCCGCCGCGAGGCGGCGCTCGAAGTCGGGCGGCACGACGACGGCGATGCTGATCGGGCCGCTCACGAGCGCGCGGTCGATCGCTTCGCGGGTGGCGTACGGGCGAATCGCGAACGTACCGTTCGCGGCGAGGTCGGCGGCGAGGCGGCGGCTCGACGCCGTCTCGCTCGCGTCGAGGAGCCCGAGCGGCAGATCCCGGACCTCCGTGGACAAGGTCAGGCCGAACGCCAGGAGGGCTGCGAGCGGCACCGCGATCAGGATCGTCACGGTGAAGGGATCCCGCAGCGTCGCGCGCGACTCGCGCACGAGGAGGGCGCGCAAGCGGCGGGCGCGCGCGCGGAGCGCGTTCGACGCTTCGGTGAGGCGGATCTGCGACGGTGTGCTCCGGCTCGCCGTTTCCACGGGCTCCGCCACGAGCGGCGCCTCCGGTGCCGCCGCGGTATCGAGCATGAGACGCCGGAAGACATCGGTCATCTCGGGGCGCTCGATCACGACCGGCGCGTCGCCGTTGGCGGCGGCCACCTGCCCGGCGGCGTCGAGCACCGCGGCCGAGAGCGTCGGCGCTCGCAGCACGACGGCGCCGCTCGCGATCGTGACCTCGGCGCCGGTTGCGCCGAGCGTCCGTGCGGCCGCGCTCGCCGCGGCGGCGGGGAGGTCGATCCGCAGCCGATAGCCGTCCGAGAAGCGGCGGCGGATCTCCGCCGGAGGGGCGTTCGCGATGAGGCGCCCCGCGTCGATGAAACACGCCCAGTCGCAGTACTCGACCTCCTCGAGGAAGTGCGTCGTGACGAACACGGTGACGCCGGCGGCCGCTTCGGCGCGGATCCGGTCCCAGAAGAGGAGGCGATTGTGCAGATCGACGCCCGCGGTCGGCTCGTCGAGGAAGAGGACGCGCGGCCGGTGCAGCGTGCTGAGGGCGAGCCCCGCGCGCTGGCGGACGCCGGCGGGAAGCTCGCTCGCCTTCTCGTGCTCGACCTCGGCGAGGTCGAAGCGCTCGCGCAGCTCGCCCCAGCGCGTCTCGAGCTCCGCGCCCTGCAGGCCGTAGAGCCCGGCGTAGAACTCGAGGTTCTCGCGCAGCGAGAGGCCCTGGTAGAGGCTCACCTTCTGTCCCATGTAGCCGATGTGGTCGCGCACCCGGCGCGGCTGGCGGATGACGTCGATGCCGTCGACTTCGACGGCGCCGGCCGTCGGGGTCAGCAGGCCGATCAACATGCGGATCGTCGTGCTCTTGCCCGAGCCGTTGGCGCCGAGGAACGCGAAGATCGATCCCGGTGCCACCTCGAAGTCGAGCGTGTCGACCGCCGTGAAGTCGCCGAAGCGCTTGACGAGGCCGGTCGCCCGGATGATCGGTCCGCTCACGCCGCCGCCCCCGCGGCCGTCGCGCGCGCGAGCGCGAGCAGCGTCGCCTCCATGTCCACCGCGACCTGATCGACGAGCCGGACGCCGGGCAGCGCCGCGAGCGTGCGCCGCACCGTCGCCGTGTCCGGCGTCGTCGCGGTCGGCACCTCGATGCGGGTGAGCTCGCCGCTGACGTGGGTCTCCGCCACCCACGCGATCGCGCGCGCCGCCTGCGCGATCGCGTGCGGGTCGTCGCCCCAGGCGCGGTAGAGCGCGACGCCGACTCCGGCGCGTAGCTCGTCGGGCGTTCCCGTCGCGACCACCCGGCCGCGGTCGAGGTACACGAGCCGGTCGCAGACGGTCATCTCGTCGAGGTAGCTCGTGCTGACGACGACGAGCGTGTCGTAGCGGCGGCCGTCGAGGAGGGCGAGGATCTCGCCGCGCGCGACCACGTCCACGCCGGCGGTCGGCTCGTCGAGGACGAGCAGGCTCGGGCGGGGCACGAGGGCGTTGGCGATCGCGAGCTTCTGCTTCATGCCGCCGGAGAGCGCGCCGGCGGGGCGGTCGACGAACGGCGCGAGCCCCGTGCGCTCGAGGATCGGCATGGCGCGGGCGCGGAGCTCGGCCTCCGACAGGCGGTGGAGGCGCGCCGTGAACCGCAGATTCTCCATGACCGAGAGGTCGCGGTGCAGGCTGAACGCCTGCGGCACGTAGCCGACGTGCTCCTTCAGCTCGCCGACGTCGCCCGTCAGGTCGTATCCGAGCACCATCGCTTCCTCGGCCTC
Above is a window of Deltaproteobacteria bacterium DNA encoding:
- a CDS encoding ABC transporter ATP-binding protein/permease encodes the protein MSGPIIRATGLVKRFGDFTAVDTLDFEVAPGSIFAFLGANGSGKSTTIRMLIGLLTPTAGAVEVDGIDVIRQPRRVRDHIGYMGQKVSLYQGLSLRENLEFYAGLYGLQGAELETRWGELRERFDLAEVEHEKASELPAGVRQRAGLALSTLHRPRVLFLDEPTAGVDLHNRLLFWDRIRAEAAAGVTVFVTTHFLEEVEYCDWACFIDAGRLIANAPPAEIRRRFSDGYRLRIDLPAAAASAAARTLGATGAEVTIASGAVVLRAPTLSAAVLDAAGQVAAANGDAPVVIERPEMTDVFRRLMLDTAAAPEAPLVAEPVETASRSTPSQIRLTEASNALRARARRLRALLVRESRATLRDPFTVTILIAVPLAALLAFGLTLSTEVRDLPLGLLDASETASSRRLAADLAANGTFAIRPYATREAIDRALVSGPISIAVVVPPDFERRLAAARPDAEAPSLHVLYDGGETVVAGNAEAFFRGIANATGVALRERRGPPPAGTAGAGERSPGVRVVTRALFNPTLDGTPFMVAGTYGFVLTFLTTLITAVSVVNERVGGTFEQLQVTPASASEIVLGKILPLGAVFAADVVLMVVTAGLVLGVWPAGSPVFFVLATAGYMLVSLSTGVILSATSGTPAEAVQKTVLFSIPLIFLGGFVFPIRNMPIGFQWLSEVIPATHYIRIARAIYLRAAGPVELASELLLVGVFGAVLIAVAFRAVGARA
- a CDS encoding ABC transporter permease, with the protein product MRRVWSNLLAVAYKEAMVIRHDRPLLATMIVQPISFLVILGIAVSFTPRNVPWIVLDRSATTASRRLVQEIEASGYVLPAAPVTSYDDGVARLHEGSAVAFLVIDRDFARAAERGQPTVQVLLDGADPLTAARIGGVFAEIAAAHDPGGAARRPRPDAQLAKAGPLDVRQRFWFNPTLDDSSFFLSALAAMLLTQLCLSATALALVGERENGTYEQMLSLPTSAVEIVLGKLLPYAVLCYVQVLIALVPAGLLLGFWPRGSIVLLFVVTLPFVLASLGVGTFVSSLATTSAQAVFLSVFFIMPSFVLSGVMTPYQLMPDTVRNLGGILPLRWYQIASRRIIERGAGIADVAAPTLVLCAMFAAILGLLKWRMKPRLD
- a CDS encoding ABC transporter ATP-binding protein, which gives rise to MSGRPPIAIRCRGLVKTFGRRRALAGIDLEVAEPRMVGIIGPDGAGKTTLLRALVGLLEVEAEEAMVLGYDLTGDVGELKEHVGYVPQAFSLHRDLSVMENLRFTARLHRLSEAELRARAMPILERTGLAPFVDRPAGALSGGMKQKLAIANALVPRPSLLVLDEPTAGVDVVARGEILALLDGRRYDTLVVVSTSYLDEMTVCDRLVYLDRGRVVATGTPDELRAGVGVALYRAWGDDPHAIAQAARAIAWVAETHVSGELTRIEVPTATTPDTATVRRTLAALPGVRLVDQVAVDMEATLLALARATAAGAAA